A single Calidifontibacter indicus DNA region contains:
- a CDS encoding Z1 domain-containing protein, with product MSNTILVRGSVMLKIDQYAKQNKPVTPEQIRSWVDNFADVVEGMDPGDMVDREQIAKEIEGDVNVHIGTWNSMSDDSDHIPWLHARLEDKEAWKFWDRYKRFMRDELKLPPKSITRLDEVTDEILGRLEDPKREGGWDRRGLVAGQVQSGKTGNYTGLITKAIDNGYKLIVVLAGVHNSLRSQTQARIDEGILGFDTRAIRQAQQADGANRIGVGKLAGEWLHVSSFTSSSESGDFRLNVAQAMGVVPGGSDPIILVVKKNKSILDNLYKWSTHLKGTTDPETGKFRVKNVPVLVIDDEADHASVNTKFAKDDSEIDPSEINRLIRKFLDTFEQTAYVAYTATPFANIFIDPDADHSTVGEDLFPRSFIINLPAPSTYIGPERVFGLDADNANAVEGVEALDIVRETSDYEEWLPDKHKALDQLGGELPSSLEDAIVFFLMAGAVRRLRGQAHKHHSMLIHVTRFTVMQRRVADQVAEYLANVTDRLEFGEGSSPLLAAQIDRLWHEDLLPTSLDISRREDLASQVGDIPTLDEVKAEMAEAGRQTRLHVVNGTSADALEYVDHPDGISVIAIGGDKLSRGLTLEGLCVSYYLRASRMYDTLMQMGRWFGYRPGYLDLCRLYTTSALVNWYEKITAASAELQAEFEAMSAVGSTPQQFGLRVRQLPDGLLVTSPQKLKHAATYSISFSGGISETVTFLPDQREANLKTLAELMVSLGDDHSPVGDGRVWRNVDADTVIRFLSEYKADKAALKSRPEPLVKYIKTRRAEGELGSWTVVIAGRQNGLEHWDVAGDTLSLIERSNQAGKETARYTVRRVVSPAHELVDFTAGSPGWDRALAETVAAWELRPNKKAGAKPPSLPSGRAERFRRSVNDGLLLVYPLSATSWLKTHEGECLSGEPFVGFAVSFPHSVGAKPLEYKVNPVFLKNVFGWDDDDDA from the coding sequence ATGAGCAACACAATTTTGGTTCGCGGGTCAGTCATGTTGAAAATCGATCAGTACGCCAAGCAGAACAAGCCTGTGACCCCAGAGCAGATCAGGTCTTGGGTGGACAACTTCGCCGACGTGGTGGAGGGGATGGACCCAGGCGACATGGTCGATCGTGAGCAGATCGCAAAGGAGATTGAGGGCGATGTCAATGTGCACATCGGCACCTGGAACTCGATGTCAGACGACTCGGACCATATTCCGTGGCTGCATGCACGCCTCGAAGACAAGGAGGCGTGGAAGTTCTGGGATCGCTATAAGCGGTTCATGCGGGACGAGCTCAAGCTGCCACCGAAGTCGATCACACGACTGGATGAGGTAACAGACGAGATCCTCGGCAGGTTGGAGGACCCGAAGCGCGAGGGAGGCTGGGATCGGCGCGGTCTTGTGGCTGGTCAAGTCCAGTCCGGCAAAACGGGAAACTACACGGGCCTAATCACAAAGGCGATCGATAACGGTTACAAGCTGATTGTCGTTCTAGCTGGCGTACATAACAGTCTTCGCAGTCAGACGCAAGCTCGGATCGACGAAGGAATCCTCGGTTTCGACACGAGGGCGATCCGCCAAGCCCAGCAGGCAGACGGCGCCAACCGCATCGGAGTGGGCAAGCTCGCAGGTGAATGGCTACACGTCAGCTCCTTCACATCGTCTTCCGAGTCCGGGGACTTCAGGCTGAATGTCGCTCAGGCAATGGGAGTGGTACCCGGAGGATCTGACCCGATCATTCTGGTGGTCAAGAAGAACAAGTCCATCCTCGATAATCTCTACAAGTGGTCGACGCATCTCAAAGGTACGACGGATCCAGAGACGGGGAAGTTCAGGGTCAAGAACGTGCCGGTTCTTGTTATCGATGATGAGGCCGACCACGCATCGGTGAACACAAAGTTCGCGAAGGACGACAGCGAGATCGATCCGTCGGAAATCAATCGCTTGATTCGGAAATTTCTCGACACGTTCGAACAGACTGCGTACGTCGCGTACACGGCGACTCCGTTCGCGAACATCTTCATCGACCCAGATGCTGATCATTCCACGGTTGGCGAGGATCTGTTCCCGCGAAGCTTCATCATCAACCTTCCGGCCCCGAGCACCTATATCGGGCCTGAACGTGTGTTCGGACTTGACGCTGACAACGCCAACGCAGTGGAAGGTGTCGAGGCCCTCGACATTGTCAGGGAGACGTCGGACTACGAGGAGTGGCTTCCGGACAAGCACAAGGCTCTCGACCAATTGGGTGGTGAGCTGCCGAGCAGCCTCGAGGACGCGATTGTCTTCTTCCTGATGGCAGGAGCTGTCCGTAGATTACGTGGGCAAGCGCACAAGCACCACTCGATGCTGATCCACGTTACGCGCTTTACCGTCATGCAGCGTCGGGTCGCCGATCAAGTTGCGGAATATTTGGCGAACGTCACGGACAGACTGGAGTTCGGGGAAGGATCGTCGCCCCTCCTGGCCGCGCAGATCGACCGTCTCTGGCATGAGGATCTCCTTCCGACCAGTCTGGACATCTCGCGGCGTGAGGACCTTGCATCACAGGTCGGGGACATTCCGACCTTGGACGAGGTAAAGGCCGAGATGGCTGAGGCAGGTCGTCAGACTCGACTCCACGTCGTCAACGGTACGTCTGCTGACGCATTGGAGTATGTCGACCATCCCGATGGCATCAGCGTAATCGCGATTGGTGGGGACAAGCTCTCGCGCGGCCTTACATTGGAGGGCCTCTGCGTTTCGTACTATCTCCGTGCCAGCCGTATGTACGACACCCTCATGCAGATGGGAAGGTGGTTTGGCTACCGTCCAGGTTATCTGGACCTCTGTCGCCTGTACACGACATCTGCCTTGGTCAACTGGTATGAAAAGATCACGGCTGCAAGTGCCGAGCTCCAAGCAGAGTTCGAGGCAATGTCCGCCGTCGGGTCTACCCCACAACAGTTCGGTCTCCGCGTTCGTCAACTTCCTGACGGCCTCTTGGTGACCTCGCCGCAAAAGCTTAAGCATGCTGCGACCTACTCCATATCCTTCAGCGGAGGAATCTCTGAAACGGTGACATTCCTGCCGGACCAGCGCGAGGCGAACCTTAAGACACTTGCTGAGCTAATGGTCTCGCTGGGAGATGACCACTCGCCGGTCGGCGATGGTCGCGTGTGGAGAAACGTGGATGCAGACACGGTCATCAGGTTCTTGTCCGAGTACAAGGCGGACAAGGCAGCGCTGAAGAGTCGTCCGGAACCTCTCGTCAAGTACATCAAGACGCGTCGAGCGGAGGGTGAGCTGGGCTCGTGGACCGTCGTGATCGCCGGCCGACAGAACGGCTTGGAGCACTGGGACGTGGCCGGGGACACGCTCAGCCTCATCGAGCGGAGCAACCAGGCCGGCAAGGAGACGGCCCGTTATACCGTGCGACGGGTCGTGAGCCCTGCGCATGAGCTTGTCGACTTCACCGCGGGGTCGCCCGGCTGGGACCGCGCTCTTGCAGAGACCGTTGCGGCGTGGGAGCTGCGGCCGAACAAGAAGGCGGGCGCGAAGCCGCCGTCCTTGCCCAGCGGGCGGGCGGAACGATTCCGCCGGTCGGTTAACGACGGCCTGCTGCTCGTGTACCCCTTGTCGGCCACGTCATGGTTGAAAACCCATGAGGGGGAGTGTCTTTCCGGCGAACCGTTCGTCGGGTTCGCGGTGTCGTTCCCGCATTCTGTGGGGGCGAAGCCTTTGGAGTACAAGGTCAACCCGGTCTTCCTAAAGAACGTCTTCGGATGGGATGACGACGACGATGCGTGA
- a CDS encoding PD-(D/E)XK motif protein, with the protein MTTTMRDVLDPALWAKIAEDPLHEGAVLRRVLPGLPHDVFIGEIRPSRNRVLELSVLGLASNMPKRWRQSRGLEITVDSTTSDRTKVRLRSMTKLGDPLFTELASDVVSTLASFSGADAATRVVERVLAWQDFYARRGEPFSEERAAGLFGELTLLGGCFVDVLGISAAVFGWTGPDPALQDFQFADLAVEVKTYRGLGAGHMRISSERQLEHVGVTALYVAYVSLDQRQDGTGTTLLELIGDVRRRLSDSDHALHLFEGKLLNSGWRDSHAEFRAERYEVRSVEFFLVSDTFPRLVASELPTGISNVSYLVERSALSPYLTERNAVVAHLRTKQ; encoded by the coding sequence ATGACGACGACGATGCGTGACGTATTGGACCCAGCCCTGTGGGCGAAGATCGCGGAGGATCCGCTGCATGAAGGCGCGGTGTTGCGCCGAGTGTTGCCCGGGTTGCCGCATGACGTGTTCATCGGCGAGATTCGCCCGAGCAGAAATCGGGTGCTCGAACTATCGGTGCTCGGATTGGCCTCTAACATGCCCAAGCGGTGGCGCCAGTCCAGAGGGCTGGAAATCACGGTCGACTCGACGACCTCCGACCGCACGAAGGTGCGTCTCCGATCGATGACGAAGCTCGGGGATCCACTCTTTACGGAACTCGCATCCGATGTTGTCAGCACGCTCGCTTCATTCTCCGGCGCCGATGCCGCGACGCGGGTCGTCGAACGTGTCCTCGCTTGGCAGGACTTCTACGCGCGACGGGGTGAACCGTTCTCTGAGGAACGAGCAGCGGGTCTGTTCGGCGAACTGACACTTCTGGGAGGCTGCTTCGTCGACGTGTTGGGCATATCCGCTGCGGTGTTTGGGTGGACAGGTCCGGACCCCGCACTTCAGGATTTCCAGTTTGCCGACCTTGCCGTGGAGGTAAAGACCTACCGCGGGCTCGGCGCCGGACACATGAGGATCAGCTCCGAGCGTCAGTTGGAGCACGTCGGCGTTACGGCGCTCTACGTGGCGTACGTGTCGCTAGATCAGCGCCAAGACGGCACCGGCACCACGCTTCTCGAACTGATAGGTGATGTTCGCCGACGGTTGAGCGACTCGGACCATGCTTTGCACCTCTTTGAAGGAAAGCTCCTGAACAGTGGCTGGCGCGATTCGCATGCGGAGTTTCGTGCCGAGCGCTACGAGGTTCGCTCCGTCGAGTTCTTCTTGGTCTCGGACACATTCCCGCGCCTGGTCGCTAGCGAACTCCCAACTGGCATCAGCAATGTGAGCTACCTTGTTGAGCGAAGCGCACTGAGTCCGTACTTGACGGAGAGAAATGCAGTTGTGGCGCACCTGAGGACGAAGCAATGA
- a CDS encoding AIPR family protein has protein sequence MSTNEISAFIVDLHQELALTASQEGAERSIPEAFTEYMFDVLTEAGEIDGANVAMYEARAARASGFTFSEDESTLWLFLTDYRGSLDLESYTKTSLDAAVRRMVGFLEQAAGGLWRQLEETSPAWDMAQRIAETWAKVGEIRLMVLTNSDLRTNVVAPEPIDSRPVHVSVWDATRLHQLMTSGRTQEPIHVDVVALWGQAIPCLGPQGDPGRYEAYLTMLPGEFISKIYEEHGPRLLELNVRSFLQSRGKVNRGIQETIKDEPRSFLAYNNGISMTAAAVDVVELPTGGMGISTIHDLQIVNGGQTSASLHYAKVKAKQDLSGVYVQAKLSVVEPTYLHNLVPRISQFANSQNKVNMADFSANDAFHVEVEKLSRSVWAPGKGGTARMTRWFYERARGQYADAHARERTPAKQREFKAVHPLSQKFTKTDLAKFENTWDQLPWIVSYGAEKNFREFMLRIERRGASFKVDQGYFELLVAKALLFRSTEKLVGSLNLGGYRAQTVAYTLAKLAHQTEQRVDLRALWRSQDLPEPLAQAIIELAPQIHEILLQSAGTRNISEWAKKEDCWKAILSMPWALPDDLAKSLTTSGQRTRTTADTSVGEMLSDDERAAVVAVTSITADDWFALSQWAKQTGNLQPWQRSLAFSLGRVVKDGRTPSRKQANQGALILEEAKRLGFAGAR, from the coding sequence ATGAGCACGAATGAGATCTCGGCGTTCATCGTTGATCTCCATCAGGAGTTGGCGCTCACGGCGTCTCAGGAAGGAGCCGAGCGCAGCATCCCAGAGGCATTCACGGAGTACATGTTTGACGTGCTCACTGAAGCCGGCGAGATCGACGGCGCAAATGTGGCGATGTACGAGGCCCGAGCGGCTAGGGCCTCGGGGTTCACTTTCAGTGAGGACGAATCGACGCTCTGGCTGTTTCTGACCGACTATCGCGGCAGTCTGGATCTCGAGTCATACACGAAGACCTCGTTGGACGCAGCGGTGAGGCGAATGGTGGGGTTCCTTGAGCAAGCTGCCGGCGGCCTCTGGCGGCAGCTGGAGGAGACGTCACCGGCTTGGGACATGGCTCAGCGCATAGCCGAGACATGGGCGAAGGTGGGCGAAATCCGCTTGATGGTCCTCACGAACTCGGATCTTCGAACGAACGTTGTAGCCCCAGAGCCGATAGATTCGCGGCCGGTCCACGTGTCAGTGTGGGACGCCACGAGACTGCACCAGCTCATGACGAGCGGACGCACCCAAGAGCCGATCCACGTCGACGTCGTTGCATTGTGGGGACAGGCAATACCGTGCCTTGGCCCACAAGGGGACCCAGGACGTTACGAGGCATATTTGACTATGCTGCCCGGAGAGTTTATCTCGAAAATTTACGAGGAGCACGGGCCGCGATTGCTCGAGCTCAACGTGCGCTCCTTCCTCCAATCTAGAGGCAAGGTGAATCGTGGAATCCAGGAGACGATCAAGGATGAGCCTCGAAGTTTCCTCGCCTACAACAACGGCATATCAATGACCGCCGCCGCGGTCGACGTGGTCGAGCTGCCGACGGGTGGCATGGGGATCTCCACGATCCATGACCTCCAAATCGTCAATGGAGGTCAGACCAGTGCTTCCCTGCACTACGCCAAAGTGAAGGCTAAACAGGACCTTTCGGGGGTCTATGTCCAAGCCAAGTTGTCAGTTGTGGAACCGACCTATTTGCACAATCTTGTGCCGCGGATCAGTCAGTTCGCGAACAGTCAGAACAAGGTCAATATGGCGGATTTCAGTGCTAACGACGCGTTCCACGTCGAGGTTGAGAAGCTATCTCGATCGGTCTGGGCCCCGGGTAAGGGCGGTACAGCGCGGATGACCCGCTGGTTCTACGAACGGGCTCGCGGACAGTACGCGGATGCTCATGCTCGCGAACGGACACCTGCGAAACAGCGCGAGTTCAAGGCTGTTCATCCGCTCAGCCAGAAGTTCACCAAGACCGATCTCGCAAAGTTCGAAAACACTTGGGATCAGCTGCCGTGGATTGTGTCCTACGGCGCGGAGAAGAACTTTCGTGAGTTCATGCTTCGCATCGAACGGCGAGGCGCGTCCTTCAAGGTGGACCAAGGGTACTTCGAGCTGCTGGTCGCCAAGGCGTTGCTGTTCCGCTCGACCGAGAAGCTCGTCGGAAGTCTCAACCTCGGCGGTTATAGGGCACAGACCGTGGCCTACACACTCGCCAAGTTGGCACACCAGACTGAACAGCGCGTGGATCTCAGGGCACTTTGGCGGTCGCAAGACTTGCCGGAGCCACTCGCCCAAGCCATCATCGAACTGGCGCCCCAGATCCACGAGATACTTTTGCAGAGTGCCGGCACTAGGAACATCAGCGAATGGGCGAAAAAGGAGGATTGCTGGAAGGCGATCCTGTCGATGCCGTGGGCCTTACCCGACGATCTGGCAAAGTCACTCACGACTAGCGGCCAGCGTACGCGGACCACGGCTGACACAAGTGTTGGCGAGATGTTGAGCGACGATGAACGCGCGGCCGTCGTGGCGGTCACGTCCATTACTGCTGACGACTGGTTCGCTCTTAGTCAATGGGCGAAGCAGACTGGGAACTTGCAGCCTTGGCAACGTAGCCTTGCCTTCAGTCTTGGTCGAGTCGTGAAGGACGGCAGGACGCCCTCGAGGAAGCAGGCGAACCAAGGCGCGCTAATTTTAGAAGAGGCCAAGCGGTTGGGCTTCGCGGGTGCGCGTTGA